ACTCTGCAGCAGCAGGTGCAGCAGGTGCTTCAGCAGCGGCACTGCCCTGCATGAAGTCAGCAAACCAGGTGGTGTTGTTGAGGATCGAGAAATGGACTGTAAGCGAAGTCAGCACCAGAGTGATGAACAGAATGGGCAAGACCACATTCGGGCTTACGTAAAGAAATAGACGGCCTTCATTCATGGGTCATTCTCCCTTATTGCATCCACGGCGACAGTGCGAACGCCAGGACATGGGCGAAAACGGAAATGGCAGCGAAGATACGCGTGCCCCATTTCAGGCCCTCATTAATCTCGATGGCCTCTGCTTCGGTAAGGCCTGTTGGGTAAACCTTCGTATCGTCAGTCATTATAGAGTTTCCTCTCTTCCGATTATGGCAATCAACAAATGCGGGCTTCATACCTGCATTGTCCGCCAGGCAAGCGCCAAGGAATAGCGTGCAACCCCTTTCCCCGCGCCGAGACGCGGGCAGCGCAATATTCTGCATCGGGCCGACCAATAGTAGCTCTATGCCCGTCAACTATTTCAGTTTTTTCAGGGAGAGTCAAATTAAATTAACACTCGATGTGTCAACTAAAATGGACAGTTGTGAATAATCGGCGTCATATTGCGGTTTGCAGACACCAGCTGTGCGCCATTTTATGTGAATTACAGCGCCCGGAATGATGTGCCGAGACAACCAATATCATATTTTAACCGCGAAAGCGACCGGCGCTGGCGGGCATAGCCACTGATGCCCTGCCCAGCCCCCGCACGGTCGTTACGAGGTTGGACCGGTGATCACCTCTACATTGGTTCCCGTCAGACCCTCAATATCCTCCATATCCTGGTACAGGGCCCGCAGCACCGGTCTGGTCCAGGATTTTCTGGGTTCAACCATAATATCATGGATAGCCTCGTCTGTTCCCTTGTCTGTGTGTGTCATGGCTCATCTCCTCTGGGGATCGGCAGAAATGGATCAGAATTCGCCCGCAATACCGGCGCGGACACTGGTCGAATTGCCACCAGCATAGGTGACACCGGCGGTAATGGCAAAGTCGCCTTCAAACCGGTGCATCATCCCTGCCGATACACCCACCTGACCGCGATAGACGGCTACGTTGCTGGCATAGCTGGTCTTGCCCGCCTCACTCGGGAAGTGCGGATTGGCCTGTGCAGCAATCGCGGCTATGCCCCGCTGGGCGTCCCGATCAATTGTCGTCGCCAGATCAAAAAATGCATCCACCCGGCCTTCCAGCGTGGTTACCCTGTCTGTCAGGGCACCAAATTGGGCTTGTGTCACCTGGTTCGCAACCGAGAGAGTATTGGCTGCAAGCGTGGCTGCATTGCTGTTCGATGCGGACGCAACCCGGCGCGGGCTGGCATTGCTGTTATGGCTGGCTGGTGGTGGCTCAGGGACATTCTGGCTCTCCTCGCCAAGCACAACGCCAATGGGCGGCTCATCAGAAGAACCGGCAGGCGTTGGCTGGTCAGGAACTACTGTTTCGGGAGCACTGGCCAGCTCCACACGCGCCGGACCACCACGATCTCCAGGTGCCATGCCTGATGCGCCCATCGGTGCCTCGGCAGGATCCCATTCGTGCCCACCCAGTGCAGCGGTGTTTGCTGCTGCCTGAACCGGCGCATGGCCAGGGCTACTGTTACCCCCCGTCTGGGCAAGGCCCGGCGATGCAGGTGGTTGCGGCGCAGCAGCAATATTGGTTGCTGGAACCTCCGCAGCAGATGCAGGCGGTGCTGTTGTAGCCGGCATCGGTGTAATAGCTGGCACCGGAGCCGCTCCTGCGGTTTGTACGGGCTGTGCAACCAGAGTCGTGCTGCTGATTCCCAACGGTGTCGAGGAAAAGCCCAGATTCCCGGCCGCATCGACTGTGACATAAAACAGCGTACCCGACTGGGCATTGTTGGATATCGCCTGGGGCAGACCAGGCAGCGTTACTGTCTGCGTCGTGGTACCCAGCAACACCTGGTTGGTCCGGGTGGTCGCCGCGTCGAACCCGATGGCAATCGAATTGGCAAAGGCGGATGAAGCTCGCGGCCCGAAGGCAGCGGCAAAATTTGCTGTCGCCGACGCCTGGAAGCCCATGGCTATCGAGCCCACACCCTCGGCCCGGGACTGTGTACCGATCGCCATGGAACTGTTGCCGGTGGCGCTCGCAGCCGGACCGATGGCAAATGACAACAGCCCCTGCGCATTGGCATCGGCACCGATCGCCATGGAGAAATTGCCACTGGCCTGTGCACCATCGTCATCACCGTCAATGCCGTCACCGGTATCCCCGCCAATCGCAATCGCGCCATTGCCTGAGGCTATTGCTCCGCCTGTCGTCGAGTTGACCTGCACATAGGGCGTGCTCGCGGTCGCTGCATTGAGCTGCGCGACATTCACCGCATCGGTATCCTGGGTGCCCGCCGCGACATTAACGACGCGCCGTTCATTGCCGCTGGAGCCGACCGAAACAGTATCGGCCTCATCGGCGATAGAATTGGCGCCCAGAGCAACCGCGCCCGTGGCCGACGCAAGAGCGTCAGTGCCGATGGCAATACTGTCCTGTGCCAGTGCCTCCGCACCGGTGGCGATGCCGCTACCCGCCGCATCATCATTGTCGCTGTCATAGCCGATGGCAATTGCGCCCTGCGCCTGTGCCGCCGCGCGCGAGCCGAGCGCGGTCGCGCCGGTCGCATCGGCAAAGGCGTCCGCGCCCACCGCGGTGCTGTCGGCGCCCAGCGCCAGCGCACCGATTTCAACCGTCGGATCGATGTCGTCATCAACATCCGTGCCGTCACCGCCAAGCGCAACAGAGCCGAACCCGTCGGCACCGGCCGAACGACCGATCGCGACGCCGTGATTGCCGATCACCGCGCTTTCCTTGCCCAGAGCAACGCCCTCGATCGCAGTGACCACCGCGCTTTCACCCAGCGCGATGCCGTCAGCCTCCACTACCGCCGAATCGTCCCCCAGCGCGATACCGTTATCGCCTGCGACAAAGGCAGAATCGCCAATTGCAATGGTATCGTCGTTAAGCGCCCGAGCGCCCGCACCGATCGCAATCGCCTGTTCGCCGCTGGCGGTGGCGGCAAAGCCGACCGCAATCGAGTCAAAGCCGGTATCGGCGAGCGCAAACTGACCGATGGCTATGCTGCTCTCAGTATCCGCCCGAGCTTCATCGCCGATCGCGACCGCGCCAAAGTCGAACGCCTTCGCATCAGTGCCGATGGCAACCGAATCCCGTCCCGATGCAATCGCCCCAAAGGGATCGAGGTCGCCATTGGCGGGATCGTCAGGATCAAGCAGCACGTCGAAATCGGAATCGCGCCCGATGGCAATCGCGCCTTCGCCCGAACCCTGTGCGAGCTCGCCGATCGCGACCGCCTCGTCACCACTGGCATTGGTCTCTTCGCCCGCGGCGATGGCATCATCGCCGGCTGCGCTGGCGGCGGTTCCGGTGCTGTTGGCGACGAAATAGTCCGAGCTGGCAAAGGCCGCGCCTGCAACCGCCGCGTTGAGCTGACCGAGATTGACCGCATCGGTATCACCCGTACCTGTCGCGACATTGACGATCCTGCGTTCACTGCCGGCTGCGCCGACCGAGACGGTATTGCTTTGATTGGCGACCGAATTGTCGCCCAAAGCGACGCTGTTACTGGCAGTGGTTGATGCAAACGCGCCTATGGCCAGACCATTTCCTGCGTTGGCGTTTGCCGAACGTCCAATAGCCACGGCATCACCCTGTGCGGCATTGGCCTGGCGGCCGAGCGAGACAGCCCCTATGCCCGTCGCCTGTGCATCGGTGCCGACGGCAACAGCAGCAGTAGCTGTGGCGTCACTGTTCTGACCGATGGCCAGGGCTTCGCTGGCACTGGAGATGGCGAGCCGACCAAAGGCCGTGCCAAACGCACCGGCCTGGGCCCCCGCCCCTATTGCTGTTGCGTCTTCACCAACGGCTTGGGCATCGCCCCCGACTGCGACAGAGTTGTTGCCGGATGCGAGCGAACCCTGGGTGCCGCCATCGCCGCCATCGCCGCCAATCGCTACAGAGTTTTCGCCGGTCGCATCGCTCTGCGCACCAATTGATATACTCGAAGCATTGGTGGCATTGGAATTGAAGCCAAGCGCGATCGATTGTGCACCGGCGGCATTGGCATTGCCGCCAAGGGCCGTCGAAGATGCGCCGGTTGCGGTAGCGCCAACCCCACAGGCCAGGCTCGTATCATCATCGTTTGAATCCGCACCACCATCGTCATCACCAGCATCGGGTGTGCCGTTATCGTTGCGGTCGAGAATACAGTCATCGGCGCGCGCTTCCTCGGCAGGCAGCAGAATTGCTGCAGCAAGGCCCAGTGTCAGCGCGGTTGTAGTGTGATAAATCCTTTTCATGATAGCAACCTCCCTTTGCTCAATCAGGCAACCGCCTCGCGCCGACAGGTCCGAGTCTGACAGTCACGCATCACGACGGCTGCAGACAGTATAAGGCATTTTACAAAGGTGACCCGAAATTCTCGATTCTGGGTGCATATGCCCGGACTGGAACGTCGCCAGAGATCAGAATGTAGAGGTTTAGGGCCAGAGCGGATGCACAAGACATCATTAATGGCGCCTGTCATCGCGGGAAGCCT
Above is a genomic segment from Pseudomonadota bacterium containing:
- a CDS encoding light-harvesting protein, with protein sequence MTDDTKVYPTGLTEAEAIEINEGLKWGTRIFAAISVFAHVLAFALSPWMQ
- a CDS encoding light-harvesting protein; this encodes MNEGRLFLYVSPNVVLPILFITLVLTSLTVHFSILNNTTWFADFMQGSAAAEAPAAPAAAE